In Sporomusaceae bacterium FL31, one genomic interval encodes:
- the hpdA gene encoding 4-hydroxyphenylacetate decarboxylase activating enzyme — MNNTLAGKNGTVFNIQRYSLHDGPGIRTVVFLKGCPLRCQWCSNPESQHKLPELTYKQSKCIGCLRCKAACNANTISQTSEGSLLIDRLKCRSCFECTNQCPSKALSRIGQTMNVTEVINAVQADSAFYIRSGGGLTISGGEPLMQPEFVVEILKAAKKQRIDATIETCGYAAWETVNKVADNLNSTIIYDIKSMDSVKHKQFTGVTNELILDNLIQLRKTFPQLHILVRTPIIPGFNDSKADIAAILNFLAPFANIRYELLPYHRLGQQKYDYLGRPYPLQALQLDTELMYTLHEEVKKSGLTQ; from the coding sequence ATGAACAATACACTTGCTGGTAAAAACGGCACGGTTTTCAACATTCAGCGTTATTCCCTTCATGACGGTCCTGGCATTCGTACCGTCGTCTTTCTCAAAGGATGCCCGTTACGCTGTCAATGGTGCAGTAATCCTGAATCACAGCACAAGCTGCCGGAGCTAACCTATAAGCAGAGCAAGTGTATTGGCTGTCTGCGCTGCAAAGCAGCCTGTAACGCGAATACCATCAGTCAAACTAGTGAAGGATCCTTGCTTATCGATCGCCTGAAATGTCGCAGCTGCTTCGAATGTACGAACCAATGTCCTTCAAAAGCCCTTTCGCGGATAGGTCAAACGATGAATGTTACAGAAGTCATCAATGCGGTACAGGCCGATAGCGCCTTCTATATCCGCTCTGGCGGCGGACTCACCATCAGTGGTGGTGAGCCGCTTATGCAGCCCGAATTTGTTGTAGAAATTCTTAAAGCAGCTAAAAAGCAGCGTATTGATGCCACCATAGAAACCTGCGGTTATGCAGCGTGGGAAACTGTCAACAAAGTCGCTGATAACCTAAATTCGACCATCATTTATGACATTAAGTCGATGGATTCTGTCAAGCATAAGCAGTTTACCGGTGTGACAAATGAGTTAATCCTAGACAATTTGATTCAGCTGCGGAAAACCTTTCCACAGCTCCATATTTTGGTTCGCACCCCGATCATCCCCGGGTTCAATGACTCCAAAGCCGATATTGCGGCCATACTCAATTTTCTGGCTCCATTTGCAAACATTCGCTATGAGTTATTGCCTTACCACCGTCTCGGGCAACAAAAATATGACTATTTAGGACGGCCTTACCCGCTTCAAGCACTTCAACTGGATACCGAACTCATGTACACTTTGCACGAAGAGGTTAAAAAGTCCGGGTTAACTCAATAA
- the ybfA gene encoding putative HTH-type DNA-binding domain-containing acetyltransferase YbfA, whose translation MKHIDQSLIHAIRRFNRFYTNILGLLDQHMLDSEFSLSEARVLYEIGHTENCTAKKLIEELSIDPGYLSRIIKRFEKHNFIYRIQSTEDGRLFYLHLTETGITILARLDAVSDQQVYQMVDSLAEQSREKLAGSMKNIETILEGSSASEEKVIIRSELKAGDVGWLIHLHGWIYAKECGYNAMFEGYVCKTFYEFFEKYSPDKDRFWFAEAEGEIIGAIAVVGQTTDKAQLRWFILHPRFRGIGLGRTLFQEAILYCKKKAYKQVFLATTQDQQTAIQMYCKAGFRKVAAHESDAWGKKLIEEIYELDLA comes from the coding sequence ATGAAACATATCGATCAATCATTGATACATGCTATCCGTAGATTTAATCGCTTTTATACCAATATTCTTGGTCTTTTGGATCAACATATGCTGGACAGTGAATTTTCACTCTCAGAAGCACGGGTCCTGTATGAAATTGGGCATACAGAAAACTGTACTGCCAAAAAGTTAATTGAGGAACTCAGCATTGATCCCGGTTATCTCAGTAGAATCATAAAACGGTTTGAAAAGCATAATTTTATCTATCGAATACAGTCAACTGAAGATGGCAGGCTGTTTTATCTTCATTTGACTGAAACTGGGATAACGATATTAGCACGATTGGATGCTGTTTCTGATCAACAGGTTTATCAAATGGTTGACTCACTTGCAGAGCAAAGCCGGGAAAAACTTGCAGGTAGTATGAAGAATATCGAAACTATTTTGGAAGGGAGTTCGGCTAGCGAAGAAAAGGTAATCATTCGCAGTGAATTAAAAGCAGGCGATGTTGGCTGGCTTATTCATCTTCATGGCTGGATTTATGCAAAGGAATGCGGTTATAACGCAATGTTTGAGGGCTATGTTTGCAAAACCTTCTATGAATTTTTTGAGAAATACAGTCCCGATAAGGACAGATTCTGGTTTGCCGAAGCGGAGGGAGAAATAATTGGTGCCATTGCAGTTGTTGGACAGACTACTGACAAGGCTCAATTGAGATGGTTTATTCTGCATCCTCGTTTTAGAGGGATTGGCCTTGGTCGGACTTTGTTTCAAGAAGCTATCCTGTATTGTAAAAAAAAGGCATATAAGCAGGTCTTTCTCGCGACTACGCAAGATCAGCAAACGGCAATTCAGATGTATTGTAAAGCTGGTTTTCGCAAAGTTGCTGCGCATGAAAGTGATGCTTGGGGGAAGAAGCTGATTGAGGAAATCTATGAACTGGATTTAGCATGA